CTATGAAAACTAGGAGGCAATGACATGTACACTTCTTCATCTAAATCCCCATGTAAAAAATTGCATTATTTATGTCTAATTGGTGAAGGGGCCAACACCTAGCAACTGCTAAAGCAATAAGGACTCTAACAGTGACTGTCTTAGCAACAAGAGAGAAGGTCTCAAGAAAGTCAATGCCTTCCCTTTGTGTGTACCCCTTAGCCACAAGTCTAGCCTTGTATCTCTCCACTGTTCCATCAGGATTCAACTTAATCCTATACACCCACTTACACCCAATAGGGGTTTTACCAGGAGGTAAGGTGGTAAGCTCCCAAGTACGAGTCTGTTCAAGAGCCTGAATTTCTTTGTCCATTGCGGCTCTCCAAAGAGGATCTTTAACAGCTTGGAAGAAAAATTGTGGCTCTTGAGGTGATGTGCTAACTGCCAACAAATATGATTGATAACAAGGCTCTAAATGGGAGTAAGTGAGGCCATCAGCCACATCATAGGGTGCACCAGAAACATGAGTAGTAGCACAAACATAATCCTGTAAGTAAGCTAGTTTAGTGGATTGCCTAGATGATCTTCTGATAGGTGTTGATGGTGGTTCATGAGTTGATGTGCAAGCTGGTACAGATGTGATTGAAGTAGGAACTGAAGAATCAGTAGAATCAAAAGTTGCAGGAGAGGAATCAGAATGGAAGGAAGAAACCTGAACTTGAATAGGATTAGTAACAGAATCTGAAAAAAGCAATAGACTCATTTTGGATAGTAATAGAAGTGACAAAATGATCATTACCTGAGCTGGAAGATGCAATACCATCAACTTCAGTAAGTGAAGTAAAAGGGTCTGAAATTGAGGCCTTTTTGTTAATAAAAGGAAATATGTTTTCATGAAAGACTACATCTCTAGATATGAAAACTGTATTGGTGGATAAGTCTAAAACTTTGTAACCTTTGATACCAAAAGGGTAGCCTAGAAAAACACACTTCCCTGCTCTTGCTGCAAATTTAGACCTGTTATGTGCAAGTGTAGAAGCATAACAAAGGCAGCCAAAGATCCTTAAATGAGCATAGGAAGGAGGATTGCCATAAAGAACCTCATAAGGGGTTTTGTTAGATAGGGGTGTACTAGGAATCCTATTAATCAGATATGCAGCAGTTAAAACACAATGCCCCCAAAGATGTAAAAGCAAATGAAAATGAAACATGAGTGACCTTGCTACAATTGCATTTTGCTGATGAGTTTCTACACAGCTCAAATGATGCAAAATGCCCCTTTTAGCAAAGAAATCACTCAAGATGAATTCAGTTCCATTATCAGTTCTAATGATCTTTACTTTcctagaaaattgagtttcgaCCATAGTACAAAATTGCTCTAATATGGACTGAGTTTGTGATTTGTGCTTTAACAAGTAAACCCATGTACATCTAGAGCAATCATCCACTATAGTGAGGAAATATTTGCACGAATCAATGGTAGATACAGAAAAAGGACCCCACAAATCAcaatgaatcaaatcaaaacaattctaaaaaatatgcACACTTTCATTAAaaggcaattttttttgtttggcaaGAGGATAaacatcaccaaaaaaaaatctgcatttGAATCACAAATCtgtaaattatttgatttgagTAAATTCAACTTGGCATTGGAAGGATGCCCCAACCTCATAAGCCATATGTGTGGCTGAGTTTTATTAACAGAAAAAGCAATTGAAACAGAAGAAGAAACAGAATTGCTATCTTCCAGCAGGTAGAGGCCATTGCACTCTTTACCTAGACCAAGTGTGCTCCAATGAGCAAGGTCCTGGATGAAACACAAGTTACCAAAGAAAATAAGGCAACATAGGACAGATTTTGCAAGTTGGTTAACTGATATAAGATTAAAGCTAAAAGATGGAACACAAAGCACATTATATAAGATGAggttttcattgattttgacaGTCCCAATATGTGTAACTAAGGCTATCTCACCAATTTTACATGAGTGTTCAATGTGGCAATTATTGTAGTGAAATAGGACACATAATGCACCATGTGGTCAGTAGCACCTATGTCTATGACCCAATCAATAGTTCCAAAACAGGTTCTATTAACTAGTTTGGCTGAAAAAATGGAATGTGTCAAATTTGGACTAAAAGCAAGATTAGAAAGAATACCTGACATAGTTTCAAGGTAATTATTATGAGCTTGAGGATGTAGATTAGTGGCTGCCACACCAACAGTAGCAGGGACACCAGCAGATGAACACACATCAACAACTCCAGAACTCAAATTAGCCAATCCATTACCAGTACTCACATTGGCTGCATGATGATTCTCACCAGAATTAAAACCAGCATTGAGGAATGCCAACAATTGCCCACATTGAGCTTTAGAAATAGGACATTGAACTGAGCCACTCTCATTTGCTGTTCCTGGATTGCAAGTGACCTGATTAGCACTTGATCTTGCTTTTGGTTTATATCCTGGTGGATAACCATGTAATTTGTAACATTTATTAATTGTATGTCCAAGCATGTTGCAGTGTGTGCATAAAGgtctctccttttttgttgtttactTTGTTCCAAGTAGGATTACCAGAATTATTTCCCTTCAATTTAGCATACATTGCTACTGAATCAGGCTTTGCAATGTAAGATCCTCTGTGTCTTGCACTCTTGTTAGACTCTTCTTGAAGAACCAAGGCATAAATCTTGCTAATCGAAGGAAAAGGCTCCTGCATCAGAATTTGAGTCCTCATAGTctcaaaattctcattcaagCCCATCAGAAACCTCATAGCATAAGTTTTATCATGAGAAGCACTTAGGATTTTGATAGCTCCATAAGTACACTCTGGTAATGGCTCCAAATTGAGCAATTGATCCCATAGTTTCTTGAATATTGTGAAATACTCTGTAACTGTCATCTGATTCTGAGAAATATTAGAATTTTCCTTCTAAAGATCGTAGATTTTGGGACCACTACCCTGTGAAAAAAGTCTTTGCAATTCAAGCCACATCTCTCTGGCAGTTTCACAGTACATTATGCTGCTAGATACATCAACATGCATGGAGTTGATCATCCATGAAATCACCATTGTGTTGCAGCTTGACAAATCTTCATAGAGAGGGGATTCTAGATCTGGCTTAGTAATCTTTCCATTGATGAAGCCTATCTTCTTCTTGGCAGTGAGAGCTAAGATCATAGCCCTTGACCAAGAGTGATAATTCTTCATTCCAAGCAGTGGTTGTGTAACCAAGATGCTGCCTGGATTTTCATTCGGATTGAGGAAATATGGATTTGGAAGATTTGAAGAATTCATTTaagtgtttggttgagaggtaCGATTGGTGTGAACACTCGATTCAGGGGATGCCATGGATGCCATGGATGGTGCTCAAGAACTCAATTCAGACAAAGATCATAGAGAGAGACAAagatcagaaaaaaaaaatttatttctcaaGAAAATTCTTCAGAGGTTAAAGAATGAATTTTCTCAGGAAAATTTctaatcaagaaaagaaaattgtagaGAAATTCGGCTCAGAAATCAACGAATCTGTGCTTAAccaaggctctgataccatgtaaaAGGTAAAGGCACTCTCTAAATAATGCTCTGTTTTATTGAAGCGTACTGAGCAATACAACCACTCCAcacaaataaaatacaattgtCTAACTATTTATCTACAGTAGCAATctgaaacaaaaactaattcCCACTTTTGAAGGGAAAGTGGTTACAAAGCTTATGCTACATCTACCTATGATTACAAGCATTTATATCACAGCCCTATCTTTCCAAGCCACGTGGTAGCAACTCATCATAACTGTGTATAAACAAGTCATGATAAGGTATAGCTTCTATTGTCTCCATCAAGTAGCCCATGTCCATTACCTCATGCTCTGCCCTTGGGACCATGGACTTGCTTTTCATAGTACTAGCATCAGTCCTACCATCAACAGCATTGAAACTAATCTCATCAAGTTTAACATAACTCAATCAATGAAATACTGATGAGTAATAAACCGCCGCAGCTAGAAGCAACTGTAGCTTGTTAAAGTTCTTGGACTCTTTTTCCATGGCTTCTCACCACTCCTTGAAAAGTAACAAAAGGTCGGTCATGTCTGTAGTTGTGGATGAGAATTCCCAATCTAAGTCAAGGCCATGGAAGTTAAAAGACCTGCCTATTGTTATTGAAGAATCAATGAATGTTTTTCGGGTACTGGCATTGCTAGTCATTAAAGACATGGCTGAATCCTCAGCAATTCCTCCAGCTATGGATAGAAGGGTCTTAAgtgaagggttttttttattaaaaattgagaACTGGGCTGTTTTTGAGTTAGATATGTTGAGTTGGAAGTGTTaagattagtgcccttaaatcctattatataatgttatgtatgacattatgtatgacttaatattatgattaataaagttgttttattattatctaaaataacggtaacatgaatattatttgaacattatcatatagtccatgagatgcatagtatgtgatttatgtgatttagtcacagaagatataaatcacaagttctttgtaaactcagaattctagttcgtagttggtgaaaaaattgggcattttatctgcgaaaattataacttatcaactaagatgatttgtcttgatcatagaagtggagacttctagttgatatgttgatatgttttaagagttaaaacatattgaactggacctctgtgaaatttattattcttctaacgattgtcaaatgaataataaatctcacaacttctatttacatcaactttTAATCCTAAGgaaataatggacatgatcatgaagtgtaggttgctttaatatatcaggagttaagacatattgaattggacctctgtgagatttattattctcctaacgattgtcaaatgaataataaatctcacaacttctatttacatcaactttTAATCCTAAGggaataatggacatgatcatgaagtgtaggttgctttaatatatcaggagtgagatctaaagtcacgatcaaaacctcagtatgttgggcagtcacatttagtgttgatggaacatatattctcaagatggaattcataatctcttaacggagatataaaatatttcattgagataagtttaacgAGTTTGGTTATTCCCTTGGTTATACAGAGtgttatgaaattggatttcatatatatataatgaataacttaaaggattaaatcgggtactcaaggattaagatgtagtaatcttcaaagtggcagtctacattcatgattttgtattactacgaatattttatgaaggggttgcatgtataataaagtcttaggatataatttattaataaggcctaaagtacaattatatttatatagtggtattaaatataattaatggtaactttcgactcgtcaagagttgacagaaaagcccaaggcccattgagctagagtcttatttatttccttttggtctcactccaagtcacatactaaaacccaattggaatgacccaaaaggctagctcaattagataatcaattaaatataaggagagaaacatacagaatttaaGTGACAATATATTGTggaatgaaatggtgtgtatgtaagtGTAAGCCACTcctttattctcccttggaaactgattgagagaccacattttTTGGGcgttaagtggaattggagtgaagattaaaagtgttccaaagtacttctaatctttgatttttgaatttcatcgcaccgaggtacactatcttgttcttgaattctaaaatttacatagtacatgttatcaattgcgaatgaaatagatcggttattttttcgctgcatatattttgtatgtgatacaaactatgtttttcgAACAGGAAGGTGTTGGGATCAACAAATACTTGGGTACACAAGAGGTGGGTGTAAAAAGTGGAGTCTATGTCAGTAAGTAGTGCCGGCTAAACCTATAGGCCATTTAGGCCACTGCCTAAGGCCCCCACTTGTAAGAGGGCCCctaatagtaataatatattatataatatttctttctcatctggaaaaaaaaaaaaaaatgagtaaggCCCGTTTCTCACAAAGCAAAAAGGTTGAAATAACATAAAGGCTAATCACATCACCAAATCTTTAgctttcttagaaaaaaaaaaaaaaaaaaaaaacaccacatcCAAATATCCTCTGGATCAAACCTTTGTACCATATTTCATTAAGAAAACTCATGTTTATTACTTGAAAtttagagagggagagaaatagagacATTGATTTTCTCAATATACAAGtaacaaaatgcaaaagaaaagattacaaaaggcagaaaaaagaaagaagagtcaAATAAGAAAAg
This genomic stretch from Castanea sativa cultivar Marrone di Chiusa Pesio chromosome 1, ASM4071231v1 harbors:
- the LOC142644724 gene encoding uncharacterized protein LOC142644724, which codes for MLGHTINKCYKLHGYPPGYKPKARSSANQVTCNPGTANESGSVQCPISKAQCGQLLAFLNAGFNSGENHHAANVSTGNGLANLSSGVVDVCSSAGVPATVGVAATNLHPQAHNNYLETMSGPCSLEHTWSR